One genomic window of Diospyros lotus cultivar Yz01 chromosome 8, ASM1463336v1, whole genome shotgun sequence includes the following:
- the LOC127808178 gene encoding uncharacterized protein LOC127808178 yields MRSKAGHRNGFLHLIALPIRVLGKAKDFYVRSIINCSVKVSYSGSGQVSDLPKSFSVRSSKSTESDDFMELIRANSTRSLGSIGAEMDLYMLRQMSGQPPTAEVVPRSSTVKIMGRIDEDEPCEFGEDSVKMRSDLLYPRSRSCAVTKSSAVF; encoded by the coding sequence ATGAGGAGCAAGGCGGGCCACCGAAACGGGTTCTTGCACTTGATCGCGCTGCCCATTAGGGTGTTGGGGAAGGCCAAAGATTTCTACGTCCGGAGCATCATAAATTGCTCCGTAAAGGTGAGCTACAGCGGCTCCGGCCAAGTCTCCGACTTGCCGAAGAGCTTCAGTGTTAGGTCGTCGAAGTCTACGGAGAGCGACGATTTCATGGAGCTTATAAGAGCCAACTCCACCCGGAGTTTGGGCAGTATTGGGGCCGAGATGGACCTGTACATGCTCCGGCAGATGAGCGGGCAGCCGCCCACGGCGGAGGTTGTGCCCAGAAGCTCCACTGTTAAGATCATGGGGAGGATTGACGAAGACGAGCCTTGCGAATTTGGAGAAGACAGTGTGAAGATGAGATCCGATCTGTTGTATCCTAGAAGCAGGAGTTGTGCAGTGACAAAGAGCAGCGCTGTTTTCTGA